The sequence ATGATAGGCAGTGCGACAATTCTTGAGATTATTCTCATAAGTGGAGATGGCCAGCCAAAGAATGAAAGCACAATAATTGATATAAGCATAACCATGAATAAGAAGCTTGTTCCACATCTTGGATGATACTTACTCATCTTTTGTACGTTTTCAACTGTAAGATCAAGACCGTTCTCATAAGCAAAGATTGTCTTGTGCTCAGCTCCGTGGTACATGAATACTCTCTTTAAATCTTTTTGATTTGATATTAGAGTTATATATACTAAAAATATAGATATCCTTATCAAGCCTTCTACAAAGTTTAGTAAAAATATATTATTGATTTTATCCTTTAAGAAGTTAGCTATGAATGTTGGAATGACAACAAACATTGTTATAGCTATAAAAAAAGAAAAAACAAAAGTAAAAATATTAAACAAAGTATCCTTAAATTTATTAGTTTCCTTTTTATCCTCTTCGTCATCATAGAAGGAAGCAGAATAATAGAGAGCTTTAGTGCCTTCAGACATTGAGTCCACTAGCTTTGATATACCTCTTATGAATGGCAATTTAAAGATGAGCTTGTTGTTCTTAGCTGATTCATCTTTTACACTTACCTCTATCTCGCCATCAGGTTTTCTAACGGCTATAGAAGTCTTTTCTGGCCCCTTCATTAGTATACCTTCGATTAAAGCTTGTCCACCTATACTTGTTTTAAAATTCTTTTCATTTTTCACCTATATAATGAAAATTAGCAGAAAAGTCTGCTAATTTTCGTCTTTTTGTATCTCTTCTTGAATTTCTCTAC comes from Fenollaria sporofastidiosus and encodes:
- a CDS encoding DUF1385 domain-containing protein translates to MKGPEKTSIAVRKPDGEIEVSVKDESAKNNKLIFKLPFIRGISKLVDSMSEGTKALYYSASFYDDEEDKKETNKFKDTLFNIFTFVFSFFIAITMFVVIPTFIANFLKDKINNIFLLNFVEGLIRISIFLVYITLISNQKDLKRVFMYHGAEHKTIFAYENGLDLTVENVQKMSKYHPRCGTSFLFMVMLISIIVLSFFGWPSPLMRIISRIVALPIIAAISYEINRFIGKYDNVGVCKMASKPGLWLQKIATVKEPDDDMVEVAIAAVKEVIPSEEGLDAW